The Rhizobium sp. WSM4643 genome window below encodes:
- a CDS encoding glycosyltransferase family 4 protein has translation MLTEALTDRSRMAARSAASVRHYVPGGYENGGGIGRLVGYITETAKETGTKHFVTDTRGARWSKVTSPARLLGAILTMAKDRIVAPGRIHHFHIAGRGSTYRKLILSEAARLFGCCHILHLHDYDYAGDFAKRTPRQQRLIRRMFQNADRVVALGRRDCMTLTTLLGVDERRTVVAHNCVPDPGAHNIRVGQVPLIVFLGRLSERKGVTELLLALSHPVMKELRWRAVLAGDGPVEDYRRQADAMALSNLVEMPGWLDAGEARALCARADILVLPSHAEGLAMAVLEGLSHGLAVVTTRVGAHDEVITDGETGLFVPVGDQDALAAALAKLVSDPEICIRLSVQGRAHYLNHFSMTAYMRSLEKLYEAVSAKPQAMVGAR, from the coding sequence ATGCTGACGGAGGCCCTCACGGACAGAAGTCGAATGGCAGCACGGAGCGCGGCTAGCGTCCGCCACTATGTTCCGGGCGGCTACGAGAACGGCGGCGGCATTGGCAGGCTGGTCGGCTATATAACAGAGACAGCGAAAGAGACCGGCACGAAACACTTCGTCACCGATACCAGAGGGGCTCGATGGTCTAAGGTGACGTCGCCCGCACGCCTGCTCGGCGCCATCCTGACGATGGCAAAGGACCGGATTGTCGCGCCAGGCCGCATTCACCATTTCCATATCGCTGGCCGCGGCAGCACCTACCGAAAACTGATCCTGAGCGAGGCTGCCCGTTTGTTCGGGTGCTGCCACATATTGCACCTGCACGACTACGACTACGCCGGCGACTTTGCGAAACGCACGCCGCGCCAACAACGGCTCATACGTCGGATGTTTCAGAATGCCGATCGCGTTGTGGCGCTCGGCCGGCGTGATTGCATGACGCTGACGACACTTTTGGGCGTAGACGAGCGCCGCACGGTCGTTGCCCATAATTGCGTCCCCGATCCTGGGGCGCACAATATTCGCGTCGGTCAGGTCCCGTTGATCGTATTCCTTGGCCGGTTGAGCGAACGCAAGGGGGTCACGGAGCTTCTGTTGGCCCTGAGCCACCCAGTCATGAAAGAACTCCGGTGGCGGGCCGTACTGGCAGGCGACGGACCTGTCGAGGATTATCGCCGTCAGGCTGACGCCATGGCGCTTTCAAATCTGGTAGAGATGCCCGGCTGGCTTGACGCCGGTGAGGCGCGAGCCCTGTGTGCGCGTGCAGATATCCTGGTCTTGCCTTCGCACGCCGAAGGTCTGGCAATGGCCGTGCTCGAAGGGCTGTCCCACGGCCTCGCCGTCGTCACCACGCGTGTCGGGGCGCATGACGAAGTCATTACCGATGGCGAAACCGGGCTCTTCGTCCCAGTCGGAGATCAGGATGCCTTGGCTGCAGCCCTGGCGAAGCTGGTGTCCGATCCAGAGATCTGCATCCGCCTTTCGGTCCAGGGGCGCGCACATTATCTAAACCACTTCAGCATGACGGCCTATATGCGGTCGCTCGAGAAACTTTACGAAGCCGTTTCCGCGAAACCTCAAGCAATGGTTGGCGCACGATGA
- a CDS encoding GumC family protein, protein MTISTVPPDRNLPISQMRYDPRFQVETKADNFDLAAAFRLIRRRAIMIIAITALLMAPTVIIISGLKPAYQAWARLIIHQPLATSLGADDSHSDLLDAKSETERLLSRSIAERVVHELRFNLRPEFNPALREISFIDRIRAKLRGLFDTEKPTSPVRDNIDAIIPEYFRALGVWHEDKSDVIQISFTSNDPELAAAVPNRIISIYLDERKDNLGGRLDSAQKWIRQRITEQQARADVARDAARNYQESMDVVSKEDAQDERIKSIIEVTGREGKIEESRLEVKATISTLEATDNASVAAENIAVPDNIATKQRDLRAQEQDLGRLLQTYDGNAEAVVDLRGKIKESRADLNLATKQYLQTMRAKLAALDHEAQSIQSILAEAHEKRTRDAMVQTELTRLQHIADLEQTALDKLEDQRRDLAAKAMLPGAELEVLSPASVPIASQGRGRLFYLVGALLAAISGAVTAAFVIEMSDRTVRSFDQMAAMARTIPAGLIPRLARWENSKTMFEHMPVPMFDEAIRTVVLSLKQSNGGKLPNSIVVTSAHSGEGKSLVARSLAIELAAAAIPVLLVDGDLRRGRLNSFFRSGLMYGLNEFLTGQADIRDIVYRHPSGIDFIPSGRFSLQRRTRSNGLAEIIEMAGAAGQIVIFDSAPVLASTDTVHLTALAERTLAVVRWGKTSRRAVEFSLQQMKSSRNSEIVVAINNVNPKRHALYNFSDSELFSKSLMKYYRLKS, encoded by the coding sequence ATGACGATTTCCACTGTTCCGCCGGACCGCAACCTTCCGATCTCACAGATGCGCTACGATCCTCGCTTTCAGGTGGAGACCAAGGCGGACAACTTCGATCTGGCAGCCGCCTTCCGTCTCATCCGGCGAAGAGCGATCATGATCATCGCGATAACCGCGCTTCTGATGGCGCCCACGGTGATTATTATCTCTGGGTTGAAGCCCGCCTATCAGGCCTGGGCCCGATTAATTATCCACCAGCCTCTCGCAACATCACTTGGTGCCGACGATAGCCACAGTGATCTACTTGACGCGAAATCGGAGACTGAGCGGCTTCTATCCAGAAGCATCGCAGAGCGGGTCGTCCACGAACTGCGGTTCAACCTGCGGCCGGAATTCAATCCAGCGCTGCGCGAGATCTCGTTCATTGACAGGATCCGGGCAAAATTGCGCGGCCTGTTCGACACGGAAAAACCCACCTCGCCTGTACGGGACAACATCGACGCCATCATCCCGGAATATTTTAGGGCGCTCGGCGTCTGGCACGAAGACAAGAGTGACGTGATCCAGATCAGCTTCACGTCGAATGATCCTGAACTCGCAGCCGCGGTCCCGAACCGGATCATCAGCATCTACCTTGATGAACGGAAGGACAATCTCGGTGGCCGTCTGGATTCAGCGCAAAAATGGATCCGACAGCGCATCACCGAACAGCAGGCGCGCGCGGATGTTGCTCGCGACGCTGCTCGCAACTACCAAGAATCGATGGACGTCGTCTCGAAAGAGGATGCTCAGGATGAACGGATCAAGTCAATCATAGAAGTCACTGGCCGTGAAGGGAAAATCGAAGAAAGTCGGCTTGAAGTCAAGGCGACGATATCCACGTTGGAAGCAACGGATAACGCTTCGGTCGCTGCGGAGAATATTGCCGTCCCCGACAACATTGCCACAAAGCAACGCGATCTTCGCGCACAGGAGCAAGATCTCGGCCGCCTTCTTCAGACATATGACGGCAATGCCGAGGCCGTGGTGGACTTACGTGGGAAGATCAAGGAATCCCGTGCCGATCTCAACCTTGCGACCAAGCAATATCTCCAAACGATGCGCGCCAAGCTCGCCGCACTTGATCACGAAGCTCAGTCAATACAATCCATCTTGGCTGAAGCTCATGAAAAACGCACACGCGATGCCATGGTGCAGACGGAATTGACGCGACTGCAACATATCGCCGACTTGGAACAAACGGCACTCGACAAACTTGAGGATCAGCGCCGTGACCTTGCCGCGAAGGCCATGCTGCCGGGGGCGGAATTGGAAGTTTTATCGCCGGCTTCAGTACCGATCGCGTCACAGGGACGTGGACGGCTTTTCTATCTGGTGGGTGCGCTCCTGGCTGCAATCTCGGGAGCCGTAACGGCTGCTTTCGTGATCGAAATGTCGGACCGGACGGTCCGGAGTTTCGACCAAATGGCTGCAATGGCGCGCACGATCCCGGCTGGACTTATCCCGCGTCTAGCGCGGTGGGAAAATTCGAAAACGATGTTCGAACATATGCCGGTCCCGATGTTTGACGAAGCAATCCGTACCGTGGTGCTTTCACTCAAACAGTCCAATGGCGGCAAATTACCGAACAGTATCGTCGTTACCTCGGCCCACAGCGGGGAAGGCAAGTCGCTTGTCGCGAGATCGCTGGCTATCGAACTTGCCGCCGCCGCAATTCCGGTGCTGCTGGTCGATGGCGATCTTCGGCGGGGAAGACTCAATTCGTTTTTCAGGTCGGGGTTAATGTACGGACTGAACGAATTCCTGACTGGTCAGGCCGATATCCGAGACATCGTCTACCGCCATCCAAGCGGTATCGACTTCATTCCATCTGGAAGATTCAGTCTCCAGCGGCGCACCCGTTCGAACGGCCTGGCAGAAATCATTGAGATGGCGGGCGCGGCCGGCCAGATTGTCATCTTCGACAGCGCGCCTGTGCTCGCCTCGACAGATACCGTGCATTTGACTGCCCTGGCGGAAAGAACATTGGCGGTCGTTAGATGGGGAAAGACGAGCCGCCGCGCGGTCGAGTTCAGCCTGCAGCAAATGAAAAGCTCGCGAAATTCGGAAATTGTTGTCGCGATCAACAATGTAAACCCCAAAAGGCACGCGTTGTATAATTTCAGCGACTCGGAACTGTTTTCGAAATCCCTCATGAAATACTACAGGTTAAAATCATGA
- the gmd gene encoding GDP-mannose 4,6-dehydratase, with product MDTGMTKNRKVALITGITGQDGAYLAELLLEKGYIVHGLKRRSSSFNTSRIEHLYEDPHVENPRFILHFGDMTDSTNLIRVIQETQPDEIYNLAAQSHVQVSFETPEYTANADGTGTLRLLEAIRLLGLTGKTRFYQASTSELYGKVQEVPQSETTPFYPRSPYAVAKLYAYWIVVNYREAYGMHASNGILFNHESPIRGETFVTRKITRAAAAIHLGLQERLYLGNLDAKRDWGHAREYVRGMWLMLQQDEPEDYVLATGETHSVRSFVDKAFAKVGMAIDWRGNGVEEKGYDKISGQCVVEIDPAYFRPTEVDLLIGDPTKAHTKLGWKHETSLDQLVAEMVREDLKVMARNVPSVGVTKGFAHA from the coding sequence ATGGATACGGGAATGACAAAGAACCGAAAAGTCGCGCTGATTACGGGTATAACAGGTCAGGACGGTGCGTATTTGGCCGAATTGCTCCTGGAGAAGGGCTACATTGTTCACGGCCTCAAGCGACGCTCATCATCCTTCAACACCAGTCGCATCGAACATCTCTACGAGGATCCCCATGTTGAGAATCCGCGCTTTATTTTGCATTTCGGGGACATGACAGATTCTACGAATCTCATCCGTGTCATTCAGGAAACGCAGCCGGACGAGATCTACAATCTCGCCGCACAGAGCCACGTTCAAGTCTCTTTCGAGACGCCGGAATATACAGCCAACGCAGATGGAACCGGAACCCTTCGGCTACTTGAAGCAATTCGCCTCCTGGGGCTGACCGGGAAGACCCGCTTCTATCAAGCGTCCACCTCAGAGCTCTACGGCAAAGTCCAGGAAGTCCCGCAGAGCGAAACGACGCCGTTCTACCCTCGATCACCCTACGCGGTGGCCAAGCTCTATGCCTATTGGATAGTGGTTAATTACCGCGAGGCATATGGCATGCACGCCTCGAACGGCATTTTGTTCAATCATGAAAGCCCGATCCGCGGCGAAACGTTCGTGACGCGTAAAATCACCCGGGCGGCGGCGGCGATCCATCTTGGGCTGCAGGAAAGGCTCTATCTCGGCAATTTGGATGCCAAACGCGACTGGGGACATGCACGAGAATATGTCCGCGGCATGTGGCTGATGCTGCAACAGGACGAACCGGAGGACTATGTCCTTGCGACCGGCGAAACGCACTCGGTTCGTTCCTTTGTTGACAAGGCCTTTGCCAAGGTGGGCATGGCAATTGATTGGCGCGGGAACGGGGTTGAGGAAAAGGGATATGATAAGATATCCGGTCAGTGTGTGGTGGAGATCGATCCAGCTTACTTCCGTCCAACTGAAGTCGATCTTCTGATTGGCGATCCGACGAAGGCGCACACGAAGCTTGGCTGGAAACATGAGACCAGTCTTGATCAGCTGGTTGCGGAGATGGTTCGCGAGGATCTGAAAGTCATGGCACGAAATGTTCCGTCGGTCGGTGTAACCAAAGGTTTTGCCCATGCCTGA
- the fcl gene encoding GDP-L-fucose synthase, which translates to MPEVIYSLAGKRVYVAGHRGMVGSAIVRRLASEGCEILTATRAEVDLRRQDQVEAWMSKNRPDAVFLAAARVGGILANATCPADFLYDNLILQTNVIHAAHRAHVEKLMFLGSSCIYPKFADQPIVEDSLLTGSLEPTNEWYAIAKIAGLKLCHAYRKQHGRDFISAMPTNLYGPGDNFDLGSSHVMPALIRKAHEAKINQQQEICIWGTGTPRREFLHVDDCADACLHLMKTYSAESHVNVGSGEDITILDLGYLVSKVVGFEGKITRDLTKPDGTPRKLLSVGKLRTLGWSPKIGLKDGIADAYRSFLDGHYLERSNRALPGDLIGQSDIPAIHQTVHPRCLVPAFDGRG; encoded by the coding sequence ATGCCTGAGGTGATCTACAGCCTTGCCGGAAAAAGGGTCTATGTCGCGGGTCACCGCGGCATGGTGGGCTCTGCGATCGTGCGGCGTCTCGCTTCCGAGGGCTGCGAGATTTTGACGGCCACCCGCGCCGAGGTCGATCTCAGACGGCAGGACCAGGTGGAGGCCTGGATGAGTAAGAATCGTCCCGACGCCGTCTTCCTGGCTGCTGCGAGGGTCGGCGGTATTCTGGCGAACGCTACCTGTCCGGCCGACTTCCTTTACGACAACTTGATTCTGCAAACGAACGTCATCCACGCAGCCCATAGAGCTCACGTCGAAAAACTGATGTTTCTGGGCTCGTCCTGCATCTATCCGAAATTCGCCGATCAGCCGATCGTCGAGGACTCACTTCTGACTGGATCGCTTGAGCCCACGAATGAATGGTATGCAATCGCCAAAATTGCCGGATTAAAGCTCTGCCATGCCTATCGCAAACAGCACGGTAGAGATTTCATCTCGGCCATGCCTACCAATCTTTATGGTCCAGGGGATAATTTTGACCTCGGGTCGAGCCATGTCATGCCGGCGCTCATACGCAAGGCGCATGAGGCCAAGATCAACCAGCAGCAAGAGATATGCATCTGGGGGACTGGCACGCCGCGGCGCGAATTCCTGCATGTTGACGATTGCGCCGACGCCTGCCTCCATCTCATGAAGACCTATTCCGCCGAAAGTCATGTGAACGTAGGTTCGGGCGAAGACATTACCATCCTGGATTTGGGATACCTCGTCTCCAAGGTCGTGGGTTTCGAAGGCAAGATCACGCGTGACCTCACCAAGCCAGATGGCACGCCACGTAAACTCTTGAGCGTCGGCAAGCTTCGCACTCTCGGCTGGTCGCCTAAGATAGGTCTGAAGGACGGTATCGCGGACGCCTACCGCTCCTTCCTTGATGGGCATTATCTCGAACGCAGCAACAGGGCTTTGCCGGGCGACTTGATCGGTCAAAGCGATATTCCGGCCATCCATCAGACCGTGCATCCTAGGTGTTTAGTCCCTGCATTTGATGGACGGGGTTGA
- a CDS encoding GntR family transcriptional regulator translates to MRCCKNAPPQRGADTNFSTEPEPAKADIAYDAIRRILHNNGRVPGQHLREQDLASNLDLGRTPIREALQRLAAEGKIQYIPQKGFFTRPMLEGTLLDFYVVGSETLISALNRKRPQIPESWAVADKLSPDELALTAEAIFTRIAEEASNCEACKIVQRFCFCTHPLRMEITASELRPAFVESLEKLIAAMSELGAATNLVESALMNHLDLERDAVPRVVQEVNERGLTGLPGHAKSL, encoded by the coding sequence ATGCGGTGTTGCAAGAACGCGCCCCCACAGCGTGGGGCTGACACAAACTTTTCTACTGAACCAGAACCTGCAAAGGCCGATATTGCCTACGATGCTATTCGACGAATTCTCCACAATAACGGCCGTGTGCCGGGGCAACATCTCAGGGAACAGGATCTGGCGTCTAATCTTGATCTTGGTCGAACACCAATTCGCGAAGCACTTCAGCGACTAGCAGCTGAAGGGAAGATCCAATACATCCCTCAGAAGGGCTTTTTCACCAGGCCGATGTTGGAGGGTACTCTGTTAGATTTTTATGTTGTTGGAAGTGAGACGCTAATCTCGGCGTTGAATCGAAAGCGGCCGCAGATCCCAGAGAGCTGGGCCGTGGCAGATAAATTGTCCCCCGACGAACTCGCCCTAACGGCAGAAGCGATATTTACTAGAATCGCCGAAGAAGCATCGAATTGCGAGGCATGTAAAATCGTTCAACGATTCTGTTTTTGCACTCACCCTCTACGAATGGAAATAACTGCGTCGGAACTTAGGCCCGCATTTGTCGAAAGCCTCGAGAAATTAATTGCCGCAATGTCTGAACTAGGCGCCGCGACAAACTTGGTGGAGTCCGCGTTGATGAACCACCTTGACCTAGAACGCGATGCCGTCCCAAGGGTCGTACAAGAGGTGAACGAACGTGGGTTAACAGGGCTTCCTGGGCACGCGAAAAGCTTGTGA
- a CDS encoding Crp/Fnr family transcriptional regulator: protein MLAKNSMLLQSDLFAGLDQATVEQFTATAEFRAFAADEKIVAVGQQASFVYCVMNGFVRLSKSESAGREADICVCEPGDTFGEYLLAGGGSYAYSARSADGAEVALFALAELQAFADQHPVVHRNVMRIMGRHLLGAMDCIAGDRLLTAAQRVANYLMSRCPASAATSRVTFRLPYRKRILAGKLGLAPEALSRAFAALAPSGVEVRGKVVLVDSVDLLREAC from the coding sequence ATGCTTGCGAAAAATTCTATGCTTCTGCAGTCTGACCTGTTTGCTGGTTTGGATCAGGCGACTGTGGAGCAATTCACCGCAACGGCTGAGTTTCGAGCCTTCGCCGCTGACGAGAAGATCGTAGCCGTGGGCCAGCAGGCATCGTTCGTCTACTGCGTCATGAACGGGTTTGTCCGACTTTCAAAATCGGAATCCGCCGGGCGCGAGGCGGATATCTGCGTGTGCGAGCCGGGCGACACCTTTGGTGAATATCTACTCGCGGGGGGCGGCTCCTACGCTTATAGCGCGCGGTCCGCCGACGGGGCCGAGGTCGCGCTGTTTGCGCTTGCGGAGTTGCAGGCGTTCGCCGACCAACATCCGGTCGTACACAGGAACGTCATGCGCATCATGGGCAGGCACCTGCTGGGCGCGATGGATTGTATTGCCGGAGACCGCTTGCTCACAGCCGCGCAACGGGTGGCAAACTACCTTATGAGCCGCTGCCCCGCCTCGGCGGCCACCTCGCGGGTTACGTTCCGCCTTCCTTACCGAAAGCGAATCCTGGCCGGCAAACTGGGACTGGCGCCGGAAGCCCTTTCCCGCGCGTTTGCGGCGCTCGCCCCGTCGGGGGTCGAAGTCAGAGGCAAGGTCGTCCTCGTCGATAGCGTCGACCTGCTGCGGGAGGCATGTTAA
- the ccoS gene encoding cbb3-type cytochrome oxidase assembly protein CcoS, with product MNMLIYLIPIALLMGGIGLLAFLWSLKSGQYDDLQGAAWRILAEDETDQREP from the coding sequence ATGAACATGTTGATCTATCTCATACCGATCGCGCTGTTGATGGGAGGAATAGGGCTCCTGGCATTCCTTTGGTCGCTGAAGAGCGGCCAGTATGACGACCTTCAAGGCGCCGCCTGGCGGATCCTCGCCGAGGACGAAACCGATCAACGAGAACCCTGA
- a CDS encoding cation-translocating P-type ATPase has protein sequence MSCCTMDAESVLALSTTSFSAEEVRLASQPLGEGLRQLDLSVPDAHCGGCISTIERALLALSFVKTARVNLTARRVSCVYQEEMETRATDPSKILAAINSSGYRAHLFTPSAPENDKTRNQLLLAIGVSGFAAANIMLLSVSVWSGADAATRDMFHWISAMIAAPALVYAGRFFFRSAWNALRHWRTNIDVPISLAVTLSYAVSLWETVHHREHAWFDASVSLLFFLLIGRTLDHVMREKARAAINGLARLAPRGALLINPDGSRRYIAVEEIAAGDEISIAAGERVPVDGIVVSGESDVDLSIVTGESSPVAVVSNSEVSSGAMNLTGSLVLRATRIAKNSLLSEIIGLMEAAEGGRARYRRIADRAATLYSPVVHLLALVSFLAWGLLGGDWKQAMLVAVAVLIITCPCALGLAVPVVQVVAAGELFRKGIMVKDGSALERLAETDTVAFDKTGTLTIGSSRLVRVDAMDESATAIARGLAAHSRHPLSRALVRDTETDLMSFDIVTEIPGGGLEARNGADVYRLGNAAFACGTSVVPRTADSPFSEVVLSKNGVDLARFFFDDTLRPGACEAIDRLDAAGLETLIVSGDRQTVVDNTAHALGIDRALGSLTPKQKVEECQRLNGEGRRVLMVGDGINDAPALAAAHVSMAPATASDIGRQAADLVFFNDRLDAVPEAIAVARRSASLIRQNFALAIGYNVLAVPIAIAGLATPLIAAVAMSTSSIIVVTNALRLNAFGKRRDMHIRGRIGRSAEVKAA, from the coding sequence GTGAGCTGCTGTACCATGGACGCGGAAAGCGTGCTTGCCCTCAGCACGACATCATTCAGTGCCGAAGAGGTTCGCCTTGCCAGCCAGCCGCTCGGCGAAGGATTGCGCCAGCTGGACCTGAGCGTCCCCGACGCCCACTGCGGTGGCTGCATTTCGACCATCGAAAGGGCGTTGTTGGCGCTTTCCTTCGTCAAGACAGCGCGAGTTAATCTCACGGCTCGAAGGGTGAGCTGCGTCTACCAGGAGGAGATGGAGACACGCGCAACCGATCCGTCCAAGATCCTGGCAGCGATCAACTCGTCCGGATATCGCGCGCATCTCTTCACGCCCTCAGCTCCCGAGAACGACAAGACCAGAAATCAACTTCTCCTCGCGATCGGCGTGTCCGGTTTTGCGGCCGCCAACATCATGTTGCTCTCGGTATCGGTCTGGTCGGGCGCAGATGCTGCGACGCGCGACATGTTTCATTGGATCTCGGCGATGATAGCAGCGCCCGCGCTGGTTTATGCGGGGCGCTTCTTCTTCAGATCGGCCTGGAATGCGCTGCGGCACTGGCGCACCAACATCGACGTTCCGATTTCGCTCGCCGTGACGCTCTCCTATGCCGTTTCATTGTGGGAGACCGTCCATCACCGCGAGCATGCCTGGTTCGACGCTTCGGTCTCGCTGCTCTTCTTCCTGCTGATCGGCAGAACCCTCGATCATGTCATGCGGGAAAAGGCTCGGGCGGCGATCAACGGACTCGCAAGACTGGCGCCGCGCGGAGCATTGCTGATCAATCCGGACGGGTCGCGACGCTACATTGCGGTAGAAGAGATCGCGGCGGGGGATGAAATCTCGATAGCCGCAGGCGAACGGGTTCCCGTCGATGGCATCGTCGTCAGCGGAGAAAGTGACGTGGACCTCTCCATCGTCACCGGCGAGAGCAGCCCGGTCGCCGTCGTCAGCAACAGCGAAGTGAGTTCCGGGGCGATGAATCTGACCGGCTCCCTCGTGTTGCGGGCGACGAGAATTGCCAAGAATTCGCTTCTCTCGGAGATCATCGGCCTCATGGAAGCCGCCGAGGGCGGAAGAGCTCGCTATCGCAGGATCGCCGATCGCGCTGCGACGCTCTATTCCCCGGTCGTGCATCTGCTGGCGCTGGTCTCCTTCCTTGCCTGGGGCCTCCTGGGCGGAGACTGGAAACAGGCCATGCTGGTCGCCGTAGCGGTGCTGATCATTACCTGCCCATGCGCATTGGGTCTTGCCGTACCCGTGGTCCAGGTCGTCGCCGCGGGCGAACTTTTCCGGAAGGGCATCATGGTGAAGGACGGCTCAGCACTCGAAAGACTGGCCGAGACCGACACCGTGGCCTTTGACAAGACGGGCACCTTGACGATCGGCAGTTCGCGCCTTGTCAGAGTGGACGCCATGGACGAGAGCGCCACCGCGATCGCCCGTGGATTGGCGGCGCATTCACGGCATCCCCTTTCTCGGGCCCTGGTACGAGACACCGAGACCGACCTCATGTCCTTCGACATCGTCACGGAAATCCCCGGCGGGGGACTGGAAGCCAGGAACGGAGCAGATGTCTATCGATTGGGCAACGCGGCGTTTGCCTGCGGAACCAGCGTCGTGCCCCGCACCGCCGACAGTCCGTTCTCGGAAGTGGTCCTGTCGAAGAATGGCGTCGATCTTGCTCGCTTCTTCTTCGATGACACGCTTCGTCCGGGTGCTTGCGAGGCCATCGACCGGCTCGATGCAGCCGGCCTTGAAACGCTGATCGTGTCCGGAGACAGGCAGACCGTCGTCGACAATACGGCGCATGCCCTGGGTATCGACAGGGCTTTGGGCTCTCTGACGCCGAAACAGAAGGTCGAGGAATGCCAGAGGCTGAATGGCGAAGGTCGTCGCGTGCTCATGGTTGGCGACGGGATCAACGACGCCCCGGCACTTGCTGCCGCGCATGTCTCGATGGCGCCGGCCACAGCCTCCGATATCGGCAGACAGGCGGCCGACCTGGTTTTCTTCAACGATCGCCTTGACGCTGTTCCGGAAGCGATCGCCGTTGCGCGACGATCCGCCAGCCTCATCCGGCAGAACTTCGCTCTCGCCATCGGTTACAACGTTCTAGCAGTGCCGATCGCCATCGCCGGATTGGCGACGCCGCTGATAGCGGCGGTGGCAATGTCGACATCCTCGATCATCGTCGTGACGAACGCCCTGCGCCTGAACGCCTTCGGCAAGCGTCGGGATATGCACATTCGAGGGCGGATCGGCAGGAGTGCGGAGGTCAAAGCCGCATGA
- a CDS encoding FixH family protein: protein MKTSAQGFTGLHMLLATSAFFGVVIAVNVTMAFYASSSWSGLVVENTYVASQEFNRKAAAMKAMAASGIEGELSIKGHEIRYDIHDKSGSPAIVDDVILNFKRPVGDHEDFLLTLMKTAAGRFEAEHDLADGDWIVEAISRNGGVVVMHEAKRIDTAELGQ, encoded by the coding sequence ATGAAGACCTCCGCTCAAGGTTTTACAGGCCTGCACATGCTGCTTGCGACCTCGGCATTCTTTGGCGTGGTGATCGCGGTGAACGTCACCATGGCCTTCTATGCCTCCTCCAGCTGGAGCGGTCTGGTCGTGGAAAACACCTATGTCGCCAGTCAGGAGTTCAACCGCAAAGCGGCGGCGATGAAGGCAATGGCCGCTTCCGGCATCGAGGGCGAGCTCTCCATAAAGGGGCACGAGATCCGCTACGATATTCACGACAAGAGCGGATCGCCTGCGATCGTCGACGACGTCATTCTGAATTTCAAACGTCCGGTCGGAGACCACGAGGACTTCCTCCTTACGCTCATGAAGACAGCCGCGGGGCGGTTCGAAGCGGAGCATGATCTAGCCGACGGTGACTGGATCGTCGAGGCCATCTCGCGAAACGGCGGCGTGGTCGTCATGCATGAGGCAAAACGCATCGATACCGCGGAGTTAGGCCAGTGA